A single Aspergillus chevalieri M1 DNA, chromosome 3, nearly complete sequence DNA region contains:
- the FAH12 gene encoding oleate delta-12 desaturase odeA (COG:I;~EggNog:ENOG410PGFX;~InterPro:IPR021863,IPR005804;~PFAM:PF00487;~TransMembrane:4 (i94-113o125-146i291-309o315-339i);~go_function: GO:0016717 - oxidoreductase activity, acting on paired donors, with oxidation of a pair of donors resulting in the reduction of molecular oxygen to two molecules of water [Evidence IEA];~go_process: GO:0006629 - lipid metabolic process [Evidence IEA];~go_process: GO:0055114 - oxidation-reduction process [Evidence IEA]): MSSTALPKRVALHRNPTTDSSNVSASPSPLDSPRHSPSSTSLSSMASDAEKDSQGKMIDTYGNEFKIPDYTIKQIRDAIPAHCFERSAVKSLSYVARDMVALASIFYVFQNFVTPENVPSYPLRFALWGLYTILQGLFGTGIWVLAHECGHQAFSPSKRLNDTVGWICHSALLVPYFSWKISHGKHHKATGNIARDMVFVPKTRPEYASRIGRAAHELNELLEETPFLTATNVILQQLFGWPMYLLTNVTGHNNHENQPEGRGKGKHNGYFTGVNHFNPSSPLYEAKDAKLILLSDLGLAITGSVLYYIGTTYGWLNLLVWYGIPYLWVNHWLVAITYLQHTDPSLPHYQPEVWNFARGAAATIDRDFGFVGRHILHGIIETHVLHHYVSTIPFYNADEASEAIKKVMGNHYRTEAHTGWTGFFKALWTSARTCQWVEPTEGAKGESQGVLFYRNTNGIGVPPAKVPAN, from the exons ATGTCTTCCACCGCTCTCCCCAAGCGCGTTGCGCTGCACCGCAACCCTACCACCGACTCCAGCAACGTCTCGGCCTCTCCCTCGCCCTTGGACAGCCCTCGTCACTCGCCCTCGTCCACCTCTCTCTCATCCATGGCGTCGGATGCTGAGAAGGACAGCCAAGGCAAGATGATCGACACCTATGGCAACGAGTTCAAGATCCCCGACTACACCATCAAGCAGATCCGGGATGCTATCCCTGCTCACTGCTTCGAGCGCTCCGCCGTCAAAAGTTTGTCCTATGTGGCCCGGGATATGGTTGCTCTCGCCTCCATCTTCTATGTCTTCCAGAACTTTGTGACCCCCGAGAACGTGCCTTCTTATCCTCTCCGGTTTGCTTTGTGGGGGTTGTACACCATTCTCCAGGGTCTCTTCGGTACCGGTATCTGGGTATTGGCCCACGAGTGTGGTCACCAGGCGTTCTCGCCTTCCAAGAGGCTGAACGACACTGTCGGTTGGATCTGCCATTCTGCTCTGCTCGTTCCTTACTTCTCGTGGAAGATTTCCCACGGAAAGCACCACAAGGCCACCGGTAACATCGCTCGTGACATGGTCTTCGTCCCCAAGACTCGCCCCGAGTATGCTTCTCGCATTGGCCGGGCCGCCCACGAATTGAATGAGCTGCTTGAGGAGACCCCTTTCCTCACCGCCACCAACGTTATCCTGCAGCAACTGTTCGGCTGGCCCATGTACCTCCTCACCAACGTTACCGGTCACAACAACCACGAGAACCAGCCCGAGGGCCGTGGCAAGGGCAAGCACAACGGTTACTTTACCGGCGTCAACCACTTCAACCCCTCTAGCCCTCTGTATGAGGCCAAGGATGCCAAGCTCATTCTCCTCAGTGACCTCGGTCTCGCTATCACCGGTTCGGTTCTGTACTATATCGGCACCACTTATGGCTGGCTCAACTTGCTTGTGTGGTATGGAATTCCTTACCTCTGGGTGAACCACTGGCTTG TGGCTATCACTTATCTCCAACACACCGACCCCTCCCTCCCCCACTACCAGCCTGAGGTGTGGAACTTTGCCCGTGGCGCCGCTGCCACCATCGACCGTGATTTCGGTTTCGTCGGCCGTCACATCCTCCACGGAATCATCGAAACTCACGTCCTCCACCACTATGTCAGCACCATCCCCTTCTACAACGCCGACGAAGCCAGCGAGGCCATCAAGAAGGTCATGGGCAACCACTACCGCACCGAGGCCCACACCGGCTGGACTGGATTCTTCAAGGCTCTCTGGACCAGCGCTCGCACCTGCCAGTGGGTTGAGCCCACCGAGGGTGCCAAGGGCGAGAGCCAGGGTGTGCTTTTCTACCGCAACACGAACGGCATTGGCGTCCCTCCGGCCAAGGTTCCTGCCAACTAA
- a CDS encoding uncharacterized protein (BUSCO:EOG09260NHB;~COG:K;~EggNog:ENOG410PJJT;~InterPro:IPR014756,IPR022233,IPR002110,IPR036770, IPR013783,IPR020683,IPR002909;~PFAM:PF12584,PF00023,PF13637,PF01833;~go_function: GO:0005515 - protein binding [Evidence IEA]), with amino-acid sequence MAPAEAPSPAFPILDPVIVDDEMENAYQDADIDFLDPARLQMSSGNAGQEFDDLLAHTSSSRTLTDSDSACLSPSELSVKRHYAEQDHLRQPRVMTADSPAESPDNSSRSSSSESPRNQHLRHSSVASSAGESAMMPFGYTSSEDWMNPDLESVKEEPLFGLDSSLQPMDNGLPMDGDLESSNKAMDAAFDFESAASSPSLLKADVTPQPKLQKRFKSQMRKNSSNPTRKSTSPLPTSASPFFPNGLREMSPFPGSNLSAQGKPSPASQWGGQSPSSILEESFGGINMNSGSPMNSSFNFGQNSFSFGMDLAPSPPQNHIKPEPPQRHVLTVHPTSLKSRVETQIPIRLTLFPLPPGVKKLRLPSHTISKPKFLAPASTERSPDTMELHTSLVCTSAMQDQQRLQRAFARARGEVYCNLSSADESQEEDTPLGGGEVKICAGCIQRERKRASRKKQRKPEEDELFQKDEEKRVIVFNTNELKEWTEASKNSVPSYSDIPPPNVPAGAMQVELPMRIACYCRHQNEKLGFQVIFTVKDWVGNVIAQAITNSIMITDDHKTHAPPAPPAPGPSPALPDGTQLPGVGVFHSGTNVDTGKSNAMTQPSFQAASSATDLQGLQQRLNSQYQATPGSFAIPQNTTNGTSNSQAHRSLSRQTSPNDFQGPMSKRRKHSSSSRLPSELTMTKLENSQPSSSGATSQPMGNGSQFPTTRAFASPSERPFVSPSAMPGQFANGPPTPNSNDNNPFFSLNAQQSRADSLQQLMSAPNSAQPSRPGSPGSSARNNFQEQSLNILGPSPSTPMWPPLTNAGNRLPSVIHKLVPAEGSITGGTEVTLLGSGFYPGMEVVFGDTLATTTTFWGDKCLNCLTPPALQPGLVAVVFKHEHPTFGQMQTQPLMPKQQQFFRYVDDRELQMYRLALGILGQKLGSQADAFQTAQQIMGSDPKAMFNMHKDFQNGSGGGHQRQVPGLESQGQLTDLDSKMLTYLEFVDLDDSPRPPKYNSRCGTGQTLLHFASSLGLTRFVAGLLARGANPDVQDNTGNTPMHLAALNGHAHIVHRLRLTGANAHARSTRGFTPADLASTLPAHQAALLPARHYRSRSVGSLGSSRRQHGSSASLHSLWETSSGSSSFDNAIEDSDDSGENDLSDSEADLHTSSRRPSVHQDSQPPVASEGAEPAEVARPFSPPAALVAWRNQLQAQINQFQQSVSNAFPNLPALPPMPALPDYQAHPMMRRITNLVPNPTGAWSTKDGWWDLLKGNGSNSSPTTELPSYEDLYPRKEDEQETETSDMKKTSLMRAATEALVDQHFEAQSSRSQTAPVKDDKEDLKDIRIGRKVISREQQKHLRAQQAQRMKGLGSDRNLYFIWPIFENKLPLKNLHWKSPSRPVRSIESLRIGFVPAAQQDNAERKSSSDTALGGVPHRRHQIPGLRQTPYLKIFLLRCDDNDTYKATARKTVREWIKTQASTTQANTSSSSSTTVPSSQEKHDAFEWLVVHVVQDGDGAEKAASTSKWGQRTTSVLEKLKADFNGSSKSAVDRIAQLRLPKPGTTQKPPELPDQIEDLVEKMKNAILASFDLRVAQYEEDIKEKDSQRSLPGWNFCTFFILKEGLARGFENVGLFEDALVGYDELSVGLDSAIHEQLEGSGDHHGSALLTHSKDWNGMAKKALESLPAGGDDSKDEGEGKLTPVPEIEPSDFPFDSTKKPYREMILASDISIFDFRTYVFSRQLTLLLRAARAPSVINEDQDSAKKEKKPENLTLLSEICERATEFIALAARTLRCDLEYGLAEVDNAAKADIINNLVSSWTYAAASQILSQTTAPTLTLPDSIRVIEKSMESSSSSAAAEIRPDVPKRSSSLIPPPAPRPARPASQDIFDVLAPVHTRPGSDPKPAPNLNPKTGSEQLASGRGELYLLSRRVLEDIAGRRGWKERWNELGLLFDSKGAGEGDMKEVSLDDAQSGGTQEPPKSAYPLCGIDLPGLKTALQSRRAFRAQYEELTDQIFRHHIAASRPYSAEMAIADTALLRYRQADYSAAAAHFHQIAPFYGNKRWNVLEGAILEMYARCLKELKKSEEYARMLLRLLAKFAAHTQANLTGHQQKMLGTSSLLLSVSPYVDELFETSSTLQKEVPASLTDFFADIRVDPVVLHYENKDGFQVQLYLRFLLGKQIDVDAVKVRLVSANGSQSSEHWIETCAKAVVKSTSTRLLVDSSTSLQGKYYVDRIEMRAGNIVFTLGGGKHSAFPLGLRETLGASDEDSRSYIYCYPPPEGLQAKIVSTHLINLEEMRSLELELHSGRNDIKSGTIRVRPATAGLRLRSAEAKLVEGEMNITANNESGNIEFSQFGSKSFVRFRIPYTVEENHPTLSARAEVTYETEHGRFSYSSVHNVVSSLPISVNVQDIFKDEVLFSRFTISPAMMVPLRILGCSIPSSDVYQVESNIREKVVWDVFPKQPASLLYKIQPRKDRIASPGAKGSLRLTVEFTCVDDECLDSVERTFRADIKASEFRRHTSLLTSHVVDAFRTQLSTSDMEVVALTREVEMLAYESVRWENLFGALKGPADELRKWLVDWHHQHPTITLPAQQPTIPSRRIVIPVDIPEIQVVHTAELRLAPLADAQPTTTHAAVGQIIAAELRLRHTRRWCSAEHQEHAGGALEFAYELHANPELWLVGGRRRGNFLAREGETTTFAVTLLPQKSGYLLLPGLEIKAFIPASSTLTVVTTPSTATSAANANPTATAGSGNAGAPLQRRQIACEVDYRNHGETVQVLPDLRKTTVSLSTSGGSQTGGGSWLVDSERRVISSSITSQ; translated from the exons ATGGCCCCAGCGGAGGCTCCTTCACCTGCTTTTCCCATATTGGATCCGGTTATTGTGGACGACGAGATGGAAAACGCCTATCAAGATGCAGACATTGACTTTCTCGATCCTGCAAGGCTGCAGATGTCGTCGGGAAACGCTGGCCAGGAATTCGACGACCTCTTAGCGCATACCTCCTCCTCGCGAACACTTACGGATTCTGATTCGGCATGCTTGTCCCCATCCGAATTGTCCGTGAAGCGGCATTATGCAGAACAAGATCACTTGCGACAGCCCCGCGTCATGACCGCCGACTCGCCCGCGGAGTCCCCAGACAACTCAAGTCGGAGCTCGTCGTCAGAGTCACCGCGGAATCAGCATCTTCGACACTCATCAGTCGCCTCGTCCGCGGGTGAGAGCGCAATGATGCCGTTCGGATATACATCGTCGGAGGATTGGATGAACCCTGATCTCGAATCAGTAAAGGAGGAACCGTTATTTGGGTTGGACTCGTCACTCCAACCCATGGATAATGGTCTGCCAATGGACGGCGATCTCGAATCCAGTAACAAAGCGATGGATGCCGCGTTCGACTTTGAGAGTGCTGCCAGCAGTCCCAGTCTCCTGAAGGCAGATGTTACACCACAACCGAAACTACAGAAGCGGTTCAAGTCCCAAATGCGAAAGAACTCTTCTAATCCTACAAGGAAATCCACTTCTCCT CTTCCAACATCTGCCTCTCCTTTCTTCCCTAATGGTCTTCGAGAAATGTCTCCTTTCCCAGGTTCGAATTTATCCGCCCAAGGGAAACCGTcacctgccagccaatgggGCGGACAATCGCCATCATCTATTTTAGAGGAAAGCTTTGGCGGAATCAACATGAACAGCGGTTCTCCCATGAACTCGAGCTTCAACTTCGGGCAGAACAGTTTCTCATTTGGCATGGATCTTGCTCCATCGCCGCCACAAAACCACATCAAACCGGAGCCGCCCCAGCGTCATGTCTTGACTGTGCATCCCACGTCCTTGAAATCACGCGTGGAAACCCAGATCCCGATTCGTTTGACACTCTTTCCGCTGCCCCCGGGAGTGAAGAAATTACGATTACCAAGTCACACAATTTCAAAACCCAAATTCCTCGCCCCGGCATCAACCGAGCGCTCTCCGGATACGATGGAGTTGCACACCAGTCTTGTCTGCACCAGTGCAATGCAGGACCAGCAAAGGCTCCAAAGAGCATTTGCTAGAGCGCGAGGTGAGGTCTATTGCAATCTGTCGTCTGCCGATGAATCACAGGAAGAGGACACCCCGTTGGGTGGTGGGGAAGTCAAGATCTGTGCCGGCTGTATCCAACGTGAACGGAAACGCGCCTCccggaagaagcagaggaagCCTGAGGAAGATGAACTATTCcagaaggatgaggagaagagggTCATTGTGTTCAATACCAATGAGCTCAAGGAGTGGACAGAAGCGTCAAAAAACAGCGTACCAAGTTACAGCGACATCCCCCCTCCCAACGTACCTGCTGGTGCGATGCAGGTTGAATTGCCCATGCGAATAGCATGCTATTGCAGGCACCAGAATGAAAAACTCGGGTTTCA GGTGATTTTTACAGTCAAGGATTGGGTGGGCAATGTCATTGCCCAGGCCATAACCAATTCAATCATGATCACGGATGACCATAAGACACATGCACCTCCCGCACCTCCTGCCCCTGGTCCGTCCCCCGCGTTGCCCGATGGGACACAGCTCCCCGGTGTCGGTGTCTTTCACTCAGGTACCAACGTCGATACTGGCAAATCGAACGCCATGACGCAGCCTTCGTTCCAAGCTGCATCCTCGGCAACCGACTTACAAGGTCTCCAGCAACGACTGAACTCACAGTATCAGGCGACGCCAGGCTCATTTGCCATTCCTCAAAACACGActaatggcacatcaaattCACAAGCACATCGCAGTCTTTCGCGGCAAACATCGCCTAATGACTTCCAAGGCCCAATGAGCAAGCGACGCAAGCATAGCAGTTCGAGCAGACTTCCATCGGAGTTAACCATGACCAAACTCGAGAATTCTCAACCATCATCTTCCGGGGCCACCTCGCAGCCCATGGGCAACGGCTCCCAATTCCCGACGACACGTGCATTTGCATCACCATCTGAGAGGCCTTTCGTATCGCCGTCCGCTATGCCTGGCCAATTTGCAAACGGCCCTCCGACACCGAACAGCAATGACAATAACCCGTTCTTTAGCCTCAATGCTCAGCAGTCAAGAGCAGATAGTCTACAGCAATTGATGTCAGCTCCAAATTCGGCCCAGCCCAGTCGTCCTGGTTCTCCTGGATCGTCAGCTCGCAATAACTTCCAGGAGCAGAGTTTGAACATTCTGGGTCCTAGTCCGTCAACCCCGATGTGGCCTCCGTTGACCAATGCTGGAAACCGGCTACCATCTGTCATCCACAAGCTGGTACCTGCAGAAGGCTCCATCACGGGTGGGACAGAAGTCACCCTGCTGGGCAGTGGTTTCTACCCAGGTATGGAAGTTGTCTTCGGAGACACCCTTGCAACGACCACAACTTTCTGGGGCGACAAATGCCTCAATTGCCTTACTCCGCCTGCCCTGCAGCCTGGCCTGGTAGCAGTCGTCTTTAAACATGAACACCCGACATTTGGTCAGATGCAGACTCAGCCCCTGATGCCGAAACAACAACAGTTCTTCCGCTATGTGGATGATCGCGAACTTCAAATGTACCGTCTGGCTCTTGGTATTCTTGGACAGAAGCTGGGAAGCCAGGCAGATGCGTTCCAGACGGCCCAGCAAATCATGGGAAGCGACCCGAAGGCGATGTTCAATATGCACAAAGATTTTCAAAATGGTTCCGGCGGTGGTCATCAACGCCAGGTCCCTGGATTAGAGTCACAGGGTCAATTGACCGATCTGGATTCGAAGATGCTGACGTATCTCGAattcgttgaccttgacgATAGCCCGCGTCCACCCAAGTATAATTCGCGCTGCGGAACGGGACAGACTCTTCTGCATTTTGCGTCTTCCTTGGGATTGACACGGTTTGTTGCAGGACTCCTTGCACGGGGTGCCAACCCGGACGTGCAGGACAACACCGGAAACACACCAATGCACTTGGCAGCTCTGAATGGCCACGCGCACATCGTTCATCGACTTCGCCTGACTGGTGCAAATGCCCACGCCCGCAGTACGAGAGGCTTTACACCGGCTGATCTCGCATCGACACTACCTGCCCATCAGGCCGCGTTGTTGCCTGCACGACACTATCGCTCACGCAGTGTTGGGTCACTGGGATCATCACGGCGTCAACACGGTAGTTCTGCGTCGCTTCACTCGCTCTGGGAAACGTCGTCTGGTTCAAGTTCGTTCGACAACGCGATTGAGGATTCGGATGATTCTGGAGAAAATGACCTTTCTGACTCGGAAGCTGATCTCCATACCTCGTCTCGGCGTCCGAGTGTTCACCAGGATTCTCAGCCTCCAGTTGCATCCGAAGGCGCAGAACCAGCTGAAGTTGCCCGTCCATTCTCCCCTCCGGCAGCTCTCGTCGCTTGGCGCAACCAGCTTCAAGCTCAAATCAACCAATTCCAGCAAAGTGTTTCCAACGCATTCCCTAACCTTCCTGCTCTGCCTCCTATGCCAGCTTTGCCTGACTATCAAGCACACCCGATGATGCGTCGTATCACCAACCTGGTGCCTAACCCAACCGGAGCCTGGTCGACAAAGGACGGCTGGTGGGATCTGCTCAAAGGCAACGGCAGCAATTCCTCGCCGACTACTGAGCTACCCTCATACGAGGACTTGTACCCACGAAAGGAAGACGAGCAAGAGACAGAGACGTCGGACATGAAGAAGACGTCTCTGATGCGGGCAGCTACCGAAGCATTGGTGGACCAGCACTTTGAGGCGCAGTCCAGTCGATCCCAGACCGCTCCTGTCAAGGATGACAAGGAGGACCTCAAAGACATTAGAATTGGCCGGAAGGTGATCTCTCGTGAGCAACAGAAGCATCTCCGAGCACAGCAAGCGCAGAGAATGAAGGGATTGGGCAGCGATCGGAACTTGTATTTCATTTGG CCCATCTTCGAGAACAAACTCCCGCTCAAGAACCTCCACTGGAAGTCTCCCAGTCGTCCCGTCCGCTCGATCGAATCCCTCCGCATCGGCTTCGTTCCTGCAGCGCAACAGGACAATGCAGAGCGCAAATCCTCCAGCGATACAGCCCTCGGCGGTGTTCCTCACCGACGACACCAGATCCCGGGTTTACGACAGACACCATACTTGAAAATCTTCTTACTCCGATGCGACGATAACGACACCTACAAAGCCACCGCCCGGAAAACAGTGCGCGAATGGATCAAAACACAAGCTTCGACAACGCAAGCCAAcacctcttcttcttcgtcgacgACAGTCCCTAGTAGCCAGGAGAAACACGATGCCTTCGAGTGGTTGGTCGTCCATGTCGTGCAGGACGGGGACGGCGCGGAGAAGGCCGCGAGTACATCGAAATGGGGCCAGCGAACCACATCTGTGCTGGAGAAGCTCAAGGCCGACTTCAACGGGTCATCCAAGTCCGCGGTAGACCGGATCGCCCAGCTACGGCTTCCTAAACCGGGTACAACACAGAAGCCGCCTGAGTTGCCGGACCAGATCGAGGACTTGgtggagaagatgaagaatgcGATTCTGGCATCGTTTGATCTTCGGGTTGCGCAGTATGAAGAGGATATTAAGGAGAAAGACTCGCAACGGAGTCTTCCGGGTTGGAACTTCTGTACGTTCTTCATCTTGAAGGAAGGTCTTGCGAGGGGTTTTGAGAATGTGGGCTTGTTTGAGGATGCGCTGGTTGGGTACGATGAGCTTTCTGTTGGACTGGATAGCGCAATTCATGAGCAGCTTGAGGGAAGCGGTGACCACCATGGTAGCGCTTTATTGACGCATAGCAAGGATTGGAATGGGATGGCCAAAAAAGCGCTGGAGTCTCTACCAGCTGGCGGCGATGATTCGAAGGATGAGGGCGAGGGAAAACTCACCCCGGTTCCGGAAATTGAACCTAGCGATTTCCCATTCGATTCTACCAAGAAACCTTACCGGGAGATGATCTTGGCCAGTGACATCTCCATTTTCGATTTCCGGACCTACGTCTTTTCGCGACAACTGACGCTGCTCCTGAGGGCAGCACGGGCCCCATCAGTGATCAACGAGGACCAAGACTCAgccaagaaggagaagaagcctgAGAATCTGACACTTCTTTCAGAAATATGCGAGAGAGCGACCGAATTCATCGCACTTGCGGCACGGACACTCCGATGCGATCTGGAATATGGTCTAGCCGAGGTGGACAACGCAGCCAAGGCCGACATAATCAACAATCTTGTATCCTCTTGGACGTATGCTGCTGCGTCACAAATTTTATCTCAGACTACCGCACCAACCCTTACGCTTCCAGACTCTATTCGTGTCATTGAGAAGTCGATGgagtcttcatcatcatcagccgCCGCCGAGATCAGACCCGATGTTCCCAAACGCTCTAGCTCATTGATCCCACCGCCTGCTCCTCGTCCCGCTCGTCCAGCAAGTCAGGATATCTTTGACGTCCTTGCTCCTGTCCACACCCGTCCCGGTTCGGATCCGAAGCCTGCCCCTAATCTAAATCCTAAGACCGGTTCTGAGCAATTGGCGTCAGGGAGAGGAGAGCTGTATTTGCTGTCTCGGCGGGTTCTGGAAGACATCGCCGGGCGACGGGGCTGGAAGGAGAGATGGAACGAGCTCGGTCTTTTATTCGATAGTAAAGGCGCTGGTGAAGGAGACATGAAAGAAGTATCGTTGGATGATGCACAATCGGGCGGGACCCAAGAGCCTCCTAAGTCAGCCTATCCTCTTTGCGGTATTGACCTACCCGGACTGAAGACTGCTTTGCAATCGAGACGGGCCTTCCGTGCTCAGTACGAGGAGCTCACAGACCAAATTTTCCGTCACCATATCGCGGCAAGTCGTCCCTATTCTGCCGAGATGGCTATCGCAGATACTGCTCTGCTGCGATACCGCCAGGCCGATTACAGCGCAGCAGCCGCCCATTTCCACCAGATTGCCCCGTTCTACGGCAACAAGCGCTGGAACGTCTTGGAGGGAGCCATCCTGGAGATGTATGCGCGGTGCCTGAAGGAATTGAAGAAGAGTGAGGAATACGCTCGCATGCTGCTCCGCCTCCTGGCCAAGTTTGCTGCCCATACGCAGGCCAACCTGACCGGGCACCAGCAAAAGATGCTCGGTACTTCATCTTTGTTATTATCGGTGTCTCCGTATGTTGACGAGCTATTCGAGACGTCAAGTACGCTGCAGAAGGAAGTTCCTGCTTCTTTGACCGACTTCTTCGCGGATATACGGGTTGATCCTGTGGTTCTTCATTACGAGAATAAGGATGGGTTCCAGGTGCAGCTTTACTTGCGTTTCCTGTTAGGGAAACAGATTGATGTCGACGCCGTCAAGGTTCGGCTTGTCAGTGCGAATGGCTCTCAGAGTAGTGAGCATTGGATTGAGACTTGCGCTAAGGCAGTTGTTAAGTCGACTTCGACAAGGTTGCTCGTTGATTCTTCG ACAAGTCTCCAAGGGAAATACTATGTGGATCGCATTGAGATGCGAGCAGGCAACATTGTGTTTACATTGGGAGGCGGAAAGCACTCTGCCTTCCCCTTGGGCCTCCGAGAAACCCTAGGCGCCTCAGACGAGGACAGTCGATCTTACATTTACTGCTACCCACCCCCCGAAGGACTCCAGGCCAAGATTGTGTCCACCCACTTGATCAACCTGGAAGAGATGCGATCACTGGAATTGGAGCTTCACAGCGGACGAAACGATATCAAGAGCGGGACGATTCGAGTGCGGCCCGCGACGGCTGGGCTTCGACTACGGAGCGCAGAGGCTAAGCTTGTAGAGGGAGAGATGAACATAACGGCCAACAATGAGTCGGGTAATATTGAGTTCTCTCAGTTCGGGTCAAAATCGTTTGTTCGGTTCCGAATTCCGTATACGGTCGAGGAGAATCACCCGACACTTTCTGCGCGGGCGGAGGTTACTTACGAGACGGAGCACGGGCGGTTCTCGTACTCGTCGGTTCATAACGTTGTTTCTTCACTTCCAATCAGTGTCAATGTGCAGGATATCTTCAAGGATGAGGTGCTATTCTCGCGGTTCACGATCAGTCCGGCCATGATGGTCCCTCTGCGGATACTTGGCTGCAGCATTCCCAGCTCGGACGTGTATCAGGTTGAATCGAATATCCGAGAAAAGGTGGTGTGGGATGTGTTCCCCAAGCAGCCTGCGTCATTACTTTACAAAATCCAGCCACGAAAGGATCGCATCGCTTCCCCAGGCGCCAAGGGCTCACTGCGACTGACTGTTGAATTCACATGCGTTGACGACGAATGTCTGGATTCTGTTGAGAGGACATTCCGAGCCGACATCAAAGCCAGCGAATTCCGCCGTCATACGTCCCTGCTCACGTCACACGTCGTAGACGCATTCCGGACCCAGCTATCAACGTCAGATATGGAAGTAGTGGCACTAACACGGGAGGTTGAGATGCTCGCGTACGAGAGCGTCCGTTGGGAAAACCTCTTTGGCGCCCTGAAAGGCCCAGCAGACGAATTGCGAAAGTGGCTTGTGGACTGGCACCACCAGCATCCGACCATCACCCTCCCGGCCCAACAGCCCACGATCCCCAGCCGACGCATCGTGATCCCCGTCGACATTCCAGAAATCCAGGTCGTGCACACGGCCGAGCTTCGACTGGCGCCCCTGGCCGACGCACAGCCCACCACCACGCACGCAGCAGTTGGACAAATAATCGCCGCGGAGCTGCGCCTACGTCACACGCGGAGATGGTGTTCAGCAGAACACCAAGAGCACGCTGGTGGCGCGCTGGAATTCGCATACGAACTACATGCCAACCCGGAGTTATGGCTGGTGGGGGGTCGCCGGCGAGGAAATTTCCTGGCTCGCGAAGGCGAAACCACGACGTTTGCCGTGACGCTGTTACCACAGAAGTCAGGCTATTTGCTTCTGCCGGGGTTGGAGATCAAAGCCTTTATACCGGCCTCGTCTACGCTCACCGTGGTCACCACGCCGTCGACGGCTACTTCGGCTGCTAATGCTAATCCTACTGCAACGGCGGGATCGGGCAACGCCGGGGCACCCTTGCAGCGGAGGCAAATCGCGTGCGAGGTGGATTATCGCAATCACGGGGAGACGGTGCAGGTGCTACCGGATCTTCGCAAGACGACGGTGAGTCTAAGCACGTCTGGGGGGAGCCAAACTGGAGGAGGGTCATGGTTGGTTGATTCCGAGCGACGGGTCATTAGCAGCAGCATCACTAGCCAGTAG